The nucleotide sequence GAGAAAACCAAAAAATCCGGTATCGAAGTCTTTAATGAAGCGGTCAATAACATCAAGCCGGTCATGGAAGTAAAATCCCGCCGCGTCGGTGGCGCCAATTATCAAGTGCCGGTGGAAGTCCGTCCGGAGCGGGCGCAGTCGCTGGCGATCCGCTGGTTTATCACGGCCGCGCGCGCGCGCAAAGGCAAAAATATGATCGAACGCGCCGCCGCGGAAATGCTGGACGCGTTCAACAACACGGGCGCGGCGATCAAGAAAAAGGACGACACGCACAAAATGGCTGAGGCTAATAAGGCTTTTGCGCATTTTAGATATTAAGCAACGGTTGGTCTTTGAGATAAAAGGAGCAGGAAATTGGGCGCTAGACAGGTAGAATTAAAAGACACGAGAAATATCGGTATT is from Candidatus Margulisiibacteriota bacterium and encodes:
- the rpsG gene encoding 30S ribosomal protein S7, producing the protein MSRRNRAVKRSKNPDPVYNNYLVSETINKIMLKGLRSKAEHIVYGMIDLLGEKTKKSGIEVFNEAVNNIKPVMEVKSRRVGGANYQVPVEVRPERAQSLAIRWFITAARARKGKNMIERAAAEMLDAFNNTGAAIKKKDDTHKMAEANKAFAHFRY